A section of the Streptomyces sp. NBC_01216 genome encodes:
- a CDS encoding bifunctional DNA primase/polymerase, translating into MSNGLELALRCAGRGWWVHPLCPGSKTPTGNCRRCRPPTPGGPPPCGFPDLGAGGCGCLAAGRYCHGVRAATTDPDLIRRWWRGRDFAVGVATGPSGLLVLDLDDHHHPLPGRELVLPGLDLAAVPEADRVRTGVDVLELLCRVRRAESLLHAPPTLTVRTPGGGIHLWYRTDDARFTQGSGRLGWQIDVRAGWSTAVAPTTRTPVGCYQVTGPVMEPARLPRWLALELARVGMRRRDPAEPPPARIRLPRPAVRHRPGDAAAYAAAALRRETKTVAGARSGRNDQLNRAGFRLGQLVGAGLLELDDVHQALTEAAALAGVDPGEAKAQSTLRRALQAGMRSPRTIPSPGARP; encoded by the coding sequence GTGAGCAACGGACTCGAGCTGGCCTTGCGGTGCGCGGGCAGAGGGTGGTGGGTCCATCCGCTGTGCCCCGGATCGAAGACTCCTACCGGCAACTGCCGCCGGTGCCGGCCGCCCACGCCCGGTGGCCCGCCGCCCTGCGGGTTTCCCGACCTGGGCGCTGGCGGCTGCGGCTGCCTGGCGGCGGGACGGTACTGCCACGGGGTGCGGGCGGCGACGACCGATCCGGACCTGATCCGCCGCTGGTGGCGCGGCCGCGATTTCGCCGTCGGCGTGGCCACCGGGCCGTCCGGTCTCCTGGTCCTCGACCTGGACGACCACCACCACCCGCTCCCCGGGCGGGAGTTGGTGCTGCCCGGCCTCGACCTGGCCGCCGTCCCGGAGGCCGATCGGGTGCGCACCGGGGTGGATGTGCTGGAGCTGCTGTGCCGGGTGCGGCGGGCCGAGAGCCTGCTGCACGCCCCGCCGACGCTGACGGTGCGCACCCCGGGGGGCGGGATCCACCTCTGGTACCGGACCGATGACGCCCGCTTCACCCAGGGTTCGGGCCGGCTCGGCTGGCAGATCGACGTGCGGGCCGGCTGGTCCACCGCCGTCGCGCCCACCACCCGCACCCCGGTCGGCTGCTACCAGGTCACCGGTCCGGTGATGGAACCCGCCCGGCTGCCGCGCTGGCTCGCCCTTGAGCTGGCCCGCGTCGGAATGCGGCGCCGTGACCCCGCCGAACCGCCGCCGGCCCGGATCCGGCTTCCCCGCCCCGCCGTACGCCACCGGCCCGGCGACGCGGCCGCGTACGCCGCCGCGGCACTGCGCCGGGAAACCAAGACCGTCGCCGGCGCCCGCTCCGGCCGCAACGACCAGCTCAACCGCGCCGGGTTCAGACTCGGCCAGCTGGTCGGCGCCGGACTGCTGGAGCTCGACGACGTCCACCAGGCCCTCACCGAGGCTGCCGCGCTCGCCGGGGTCGACCCCGGCGAAGCCAAGGCCCAGTCCACCCTCCGCCGCGCACTCCAGGCGGGCATGCGCTCGCCGCGCACCATCCCGAGCCCCGGAGCACGGCCATGA
- a CDS encoding DDE-type integrase/transposase/recombinase, which yields MADDAFTGVEGELGITAACRLTGRSRATHYRRLRPPPERKPRKPQVQPSALTPEERAAVLELMNSAEHAELPPAQIWARELDAGRYHCSVSTMYRILREKGQTGERRRQATHPAKSVPELVATGPSQVFTWDITKAAGPVKGVWYHAYVIIDIFSRSIVGHTVEAAESAARAEELIRETIIRNGIVPETVHADRGTSMTSKKVSQMLTDLGVTRSHSRPKTSNDNPYSEAHFKTTKYMSDYPNAA from the coding sequence GTGGCCGACGACGCGTTCACCGGCGTCGAGGGCGAGCTCGGTATCACGGCCGCCTGCCGGCTGACCGGCCGCTCCCGGGCCACCCACTACCGCCGGCTGCGGCCCCCACCAGAGCGAAAGCCCAGGAAACCACAGGTCCAGCCCTCGGCTCTCACACCCGAGGAACGGGCGGCGGTACTGGAGCTGATGAACAGCGCCGAGCACGCCGAACTTCCTCCCGCGCAGATCTGGGCCCGCGAGCTGGATGCCGGGCGCTACCACTGCTCCGTCTCCACGATGTACCGGATCCTGCGCGAGAAGGGACAGACAGGCGAGCGACGCCGCCAGGCCACCCACCCGGCGAAGTCGGTGCCCGAACTGGTCGCCACCGGGCCCTCGCAGGTATTCACCTGGGACATCACCAAGGCGGCCGGACCGGTCAAGGGCGTCTGGTACCACGCCTACGTCATCATCGATATCTTCAGCCGCTCCATCGTCGGCCACACCGTTGAGGCCGCCGAATCAGCCGCACGCGCCGAGGAGTTGATCCGGGAGACCATCATCCGCAACGGCATCGTGCCCGAGACCGTGCACGCCGACCGCGGCACCTCGATGACCTCCAAGAAGGTCTCCCAGATGCTGACCGACCTCGGCGTCACCCGGTCACACTCGCGGCCGAAGACCTCCAACGACAACCCCTACAGCGAGGCCCACTTCAAGACCACGAAGTACATGTCCGACTACCCCAATGCCGCGTAG
- a CDS encoding GNAT family N-acetyltransferase — MIWLRTETCGLGPYRADLVETYWRWEQDPALLVGYGRQAPESLEARTEGMAHQLRGENIRFTIYDLTDSEPTPAGIATLLPDHSVRTAEFVIMLGPEARDRGLGTAATRLTLDYAFHVTNLRTVWLKVLAPNTGAIRAYEKAGFQHVGPIRQAGYWLGQVCDEIVMDALASEFGAPSSITPGASKPS; from the coding sequence ATCATCTGGCTGCGCACCGAGACCTGTGGACTCGGCCCCTACCGCGCCGACCTCGTCGAGACCTACTGGCGCTGGGAGCAGGACCCCGCCCTCCTGGTCGGCTACGGACGCCAGGCCCCCGAGTCCCTGGAAGCCCGCACGGAAGGCATGGCCCACCAACTGCGCGGCGAGAACATCCGCTTCACCATCTACGATCTCACCGACAGTGAACCCACTCCTGCCGGTATTGCGACCCTGCTGCCCGACCACAGTGTCCGCACCGCCGAGTTCGTGATCATGCTCGGTCCGGAGGCACGCGACCGGGGGCTGGGCACCGCCGCCACCCGGCTGACACTCGACTACGCCTTCCACGTCACGAATCTGCGGACGGTCTGGCTGAAGGTCCTCGCCCCGAACACCGGGGCGATCCGCGCATACGAGAAGGCCGGCTTCCAGCACGTCGGCCCGATCCGCCAAGCCGGGTACTGGCTCGGCCAGGTATGCGATGAGATCGTGATGGACGCCCTGGCTTCGGAATTTGGTGCCCCGTCAAGCATCACCCCCGGAGCCTCCAAGCCTTCCTGA
- a CDS encoding IS4 family transposase has translation MPSQCVTTTVTRTITVASGVFAPGHLGELTQQVPFELVDAVLDETLTTQQRLRHLPSRVGVYFLLALALFPTLGYARVWDKLTAGLHQLPLHRPSEKALRDLRRRLGPAPLKTLFQVLAGPLAQPRTPGTCYRSWRTVAFDGCSSLKAPDQPRIRALLGKARHRWGVAGYPALQLMALCETGTRGLLGAVFGPTSSGEVAYATRLLPLLSPSMLLLADRGFDSKEFLADVADTGAQFLVRLRSQRSPAVLTVLPDGSYLTRLGRLKVRIIEADITVTTRDGQHVGDRYRLATTLLDHRSDPATALVRLYNERWEIESAFYSLRHTLLTGRVLRSCDPFGLEQELWALLALYQILRRAMVEAVESAPGTDPDRASFTVALEAARAQVTTARGIRPPDSGTTAQGSITDAVISALLPPRRPRMSARKVKSPMTRYPGVATDPRPATSQDITHLAITVHQAVLAPPPAPRAPGRRALLLRLLRTDPHRTWQCREIAEGISCSNIRSLWTQLRDWTKEGILHKVARNTYELAPDWVCANPCAGAV, from the coding sequence TTGCCCAGCCAGTGTGTCACCACTACCGTCACCCGAACCATCACGGTCGCCTCCGGGGTCTTTGCGCCCGGTCACCTCGGCGAGCTGACCCAGCAGGTCCCCTTCGAGCTCGTCGACGCTGTCCTGGACGAGACACTGACGACCCAACAGCGTCTTCGGCATCTACCGTCGCGCGTCGGCGTCTACTTTCTCCTGGCCCTGGCGCTGTTCCCGACACTGGGCTACGCGCGGGTGTGGGACAAACTGACCGCCGGCCTGCACCAACTTCCCCTGCACAGACCCTCGGAGAAAGCGCTTCGAGACCTGCGCCGCCGCCTGGGACCAGCACCGTTGAAGACGTTGTTCCAGGTGCTGGCCGGTCCGCTGGCCCAGCCGCGAACCCCCGGCACGTGCTACCGCTCCTGGCGCACGGTGGCCTTCGACGGATGCAGCTCGCTCAAGGCCCCCGACCAGCCGCGCATCCGGGCTCTGCTCGGCAAGGCCCGGCACCGCTGGGGCGTGGCCGGATACCCCGCCCTGCAGCTGATGGCCCTGTGCGAGACGGGAACCCGCGGACTGCTCGGTGCGGTCTTCGGCCCCACCAGCAGCGGGGAGGTGGCCTACGCCACCAGGCTGCTGCCCCTGCTGTCCCCGTCGATGCTGCTGCTGGCCGACCGGGGTTTCGACAGCAAGGAATTCCTCGCCGACGTCGCCGACACCGGGGCCCAATTCCTGGTCCGGCTGCGCTCCCAGCGGAGCCCGGCGGTGCTGACCGTCCTGCCCGACGGCTCCTACCTCACCCGCCTTGGCCGGCTCAAAGTCCGCATCATCGAGGCCGACATCACGGTGACCACCCGCGACGGGCAACACGTGGGTGACCGCTACCGGCTGGCCACCACACTGCTCGACCACCGCAGCGACCCCGCCACGGCACTCGTGCGCCTCTACAACGAGCGCTGGGAGATCGAATCCGCCTTCTATTCGCTCCGCCACACCCTGCTCACCGGGCGTGTCCTGCGCTCGTGCGACCCCTTCGGCCTCGAACAGGAACTCTGGGCCCTCCTGGCGCTCTATCAGATCCTGCGCAGGGCCATGGTCGAGGCCGTCGAGTCGGCCCCCGGCACCGATCCCGACCGCGCCAGCTTCACCGTCGCGCTCGAAGCCGCCCGCGCCCAGGTCACGACAGCCCGCGGGATCCGGCCCCCGGACAGCGGCACCACGGCCCAGGGATCGATCACAGACGCAGTGATCTCCGCGCTTCTGCCACCACGACGCCCGCGTATGAGCGCCCGCAAGGTGAAGTCACCGATGACCCGCTACCCGGGAGTCGCCACCGATCCCAGGCCCGCGACCAGCCAGGACATCACACACCTGGCCATCACCGTCCACCAAGCCGTCCTGGCGCCACCACCTGCTCCGCGAGCTCCCGGCCGCCGCGCACTCCTGCTGCGGCTCCTGCGCACCGATCCGCACCGGACCTGGCAGTGCCGCGAGATCGCCGAGGGCATCTCCTGTTCGAACATCAGAAGCCTGTGGACGCAACTCCGCGACTGGACCAAGGAGGGCATCTTGCACAAAGTAGCGCGCAACACCTACGAATTAGCACCGGACTGGGTCTGTGCGAATCCATGTGCCGGTGCGGTTTGA
- a CDS encoding AAA family ATPase, with protein sequence MAEGETPVVFLLVGLTGSGKTTYAQRVLEPRGVVRLSVDEVVFERHGRYGVDYREDTYFEKEAPVVDEMRRRLVGLVTAGRDVVWDHGLWLRKDREAMKELVESAGGRWRLLYFPVGREELLRRLAERNERGDANSLLVTPEALDDFFARFEAPQGEGEEIVELGWL encoded by the coding sequence GTGGCCGAGGGCGAGACTCCGGTGGTGTTCCTGCTGGTGGGTCTCACCGGCTCGGGCAAGACGACGTACGCCCAGCGGGTGCTGGAGCCCCGGGGCGTGGTGCGGCTGTCGGTGGACGAGGTGGTCTTCGAACGGCACGGCCGGTATGGCGTCGACTACCGGGAGGACACCTACTTCGAGAAGGAGGCCCCGGTCGTCGACGAGATGCGCCGGCGGCTGGTGGGGCTGGTGACGGCGGGTCGGGATGTGGTGTGGGACCACGGGCTGTGGCTGCGCAAGGACCGCGAGGCGATGAAGGAGCTGGTGGAGTCGGCCGGTGGGCGGTGGAGGCTGCTGTACTTCCCGGTCGGCCGTGAGGAGTTGCTGCGCCGGCTTGCGGAGCGTAACGAGCGTGGGGACGCGAACTCGTTGCTGGTGACGCCAGAGGCCTTGGACGACTTCTTCGCCCGGTTCGAGGCCCCTCAGGGGGAGGGAGAGGAGATCGTGGAACTGGGCTGGCTCTGA
- a CDS encoding GNAT family N-acetyltransferase: MTSLLQTDPRWTLTAVRYGTADARALTQALHQEQLATYGTADDPEATESVEFDAPHGLFLVAGLGDGPALACGGWRARSLSTAEIKRMYVAPPTRGQGLGRRILAALEQDALGRGHTELLLETGVHNLAALALYTACGYTPVRSYVPGRNPDINRALRKVVLQPAARPPRSGLLT, encoded by the coding sequence ATGACCTCGCTGCTGCAGACCGACCCCCGATGGACGCTTACCGCTGTCCGGTACGGCACCGCCGACGCCCGCGCCCTCACCCAAGCCCTTCACCAGGAGCAGTTGGCCACCTACGGCACTGCCGACGACCCCGAGGCCACCGAGAGCGTGGAGTTCGACGCCCCGCACGGCCTGTTCCTGGTCGCCGGCCTGGGGGACGGACCGGCCCTGGCCTGCGGGGGCTGGCGGGCCCGCAGCCTCTCCACCGCAGAGATCAAGCGGATGTACGTCGCCCCGCCCACCCGCGGGCAAGGCCTCGGCCGCCGGATCCTCGCCGCTCTCGAACAAGACGCACTCGGCCGCGGCCACACCGAGCTCTTGCTGGAGACCGGCGTGCACAACCTCGCCGCCCTCGCCCTGTACACCGCATGCGGCTACACACCGGTTCGCTCGTACGTCCCCGGCCGCAATCCCGACATCAACCGGGCGCTGAGGAAGGTCGTCCTGCAACCAGCGGCGCGTCCCCCGCGCAGCGGCCTGCTCACGTAG
- a CDS encoding IS1380 family transposase, producing the protein MSERTGWDRGLVVRADGKGLVGHAGVVLLRRLADRAGLTEALAGAFPQGGSGWRDRAVAFVQLGIAIAVGARSILEAEQLALHHERLTGPRVSDSTTHRTLELLDGDRLAQVARARAKVRRVVWSWLALRPGGFPWLTVAGKRLHNWVIVDMDATIITAASKKQGAAATWKKTFGFHPLAAWCANTGECLAMLLRPGNAGSNTVSDHKRVLADALAQIPGASTAKILVRVDGAGATHGLHEHLTALNTRRRTVKFTTGWTITEADEQAIAKLPEAAWETSLNQDGTVQEGYFVAELSGLSEREGWSEGLRLIVRRVKPSSRHTANLTGFEKKTGWKYSITATNIRKMTRIAGSHQAQWLDALHRHHAVVEDEVRTNKAMGLHNLPLKSYQGNTGWMLAANLAADLDAWLRLLALHDQDGLADAEPDTMRLRIYHQPGRLAHHARRRYLRLDPAWPWTSAFTLAWARITDLTAVT; encoded by the coding sequence GTGAGTGAGCGTACAGGGTGGGACCGGGGCCTGGTCGTACGGGCCGACGGTAAGGGGCTGGTCGGGCATGCGGGGGTGGTGCTGTTGCGGCGCCTCGCGGATCGGGCAGGGCTGACCGAGGCGCTGGCCGGGGCGTTCCCGCAGGGCGGGTCGGGGTGGCGGGACCGGGCGGTGGCGTTCGTGCAGCTGGGCATAGCGATCGCGGTCGGAGCCCGCAGCATCTTGGAGGCCGAACAACTGGCCCTGCACCATGAACGGTTGACCGGCCCGCGAGTCTCCGACTCCACGACGCATCGCACCCTGGAGCTGCTGGACGGCGACCGGCTCGCGCAGGTCGCCCGGGCGCGGGCGAAGGTCCGCCGGGTGGTGTGGTCCTGGCTCGCGTTGCGGCCCGGCGGGTTTCCCTGGCTGACCGTTGCCGGGAAACGCCTGCACAACTGGGTGATCGTCGACATGGACGCCACCATCATCACCGCCGCCTCGAAGAAGCAGGGTGCGGCAGCGACATGGAAGAAGACCTTCGGCTTCCACCCGCTGGCGGCCTGGTGCGCGAACACCGGCGAATGCCTGGCGATGCTCCTGCGCCCGGGCAACGCGGGCTCGAACACGGTCAGTGACCACAAGAGGGTGCTGGCCGACGCGCTCGCACAGATCCCCGGCGCCTCCACCGCGAAGATCCTCGTGCGGGTCGACGGAGCCGGCGCCACCCACGGCCTACACGAACACCTCACCGCGCTCAACACCCGCCGCCGCACAGTGAAGTTCACCACCGGCTGGACCATCACCGAGGCCGACGAACAGGCCATCGCCAAGCTTCCCGAAGCGGCCTGGGAGACCTCCCTGAACCAGGACGGCACCGTCCAGGAGGGCTACTTCGTCGCCGAACTGTCCGGGCTGAGTGAACGCGAGGGCTGGAGCGAGGGCCTACGGCTGATCGTGCGGCGGGTGAAACCCTCCAGCCGGCACACGGCGAATCTGACCGGCTTCGAGAAGAAGACGGGCTGGAAGTACTCGATCACCGCGACGAACATCCGCAAGATGACCCGGATCGCGGGCTCCCACCAAGCGCAGTGGCTGGACGCTCTGCACCGTCATCACGCCGTCGTCGAAGACGAGGTGCGGACGAACAAGGCGATGGGTCTGCACAACCTGCCCCTGAAGTCCTACCAGGGCAACACCGGCTGGATGCTCGCGGCGAACCTCGCTGCCGACCTCGATGCCTGGCTCCGCCTCCTGGCCCTCCACGACCAGGACGGCCTTGCCGACGCCGAACCCGACACCATGCGCTTGCGGATCTACCACCAGCCCGGACGCCTCGCCCACCACGCCCGCCGCCGCTACCTCCGCCTCGATCCGGCATGGCCCTGGACCAGCGCGTTCACCCTCGCCTGGGCCCGGATCACCGACCTGACTGCCGTCACCTGA
- the ltrA gene encoding group II intron reverse transcriptase/maturase: protein MDQLKSQTKPFEISKWEVKEAWEDVRANKGAPGVDGQSIDDFEKDLKNNLYRVWNRMSSGSYFPPPVRMVEIPKPKSGETRILGVPTVADRVAQTVVARHLMRRVEPVFHPDSFGYRPGRSALDAVERCRKRCWKKDWVIDLDVQKFFDSVPWDLLVKAVEAHSDAVWVVLYVKRWLAAPLQLPDGSPLTRERGTPQGAPVSPVLANLFMHYAFDLWLDREFPTVTFERYADDAVIHCVSERQAQHVLAALTDRMEEVGLRLHPAKTRIVYCKDGKRQGAYEYTAFTFLGYTFRARKNRDKHGRLFLSFDPAVSKDALKKMSAQVRSWHLHTRSDLSFTELARRINPVVAGWINYYGRFRPMEIDPLLQRINAYLVRWIRQKYKRFAAKRKALAKLREIAKRYPRMFAHWRHTARAASAW from the coding sequence ATGGACCAGTTGAAGTCACAGACCAAGCCGTTTGAGATTTCGAAGTGGGAAGTTAAGGAGGCGTGGGAGGACGTCAGGGCAAACAAGGGCGCTCCGGGGGTGGATGGACAGAGCATCGACGACTTCGAGAAGGACCTGAAGAACAATCTCTATAGGGTCTGGAATCGAATGTCATCGGGCTCCTATTTTCCGCCTCCGGTCCGCATGGTGGAGATTCCCAAACCGAAGAGCGGCGAGACAAGAATCCTGGGGGTTCCGACTGTCGCCGATCGCGTGGCGCAGACTGTGGTGGCCCGGCATCTGATGCGACGGGTGGAGCCTGTATTCCACCCTGACTCTTTCGGATACCGGCCCGGACGGTCCGCGCTGGACGCGGTCGAGCGATGCAGGAAGCGGTGTTGGAAGAAGGACTGGGTGATCGATCTCGACGTCCAGAAGTTCTTCGACAGCGTGCCCTGGGACCTGCTCGTCAAAGCGGTGGAAGCTCACTCCGATGCCGTATGGGTGGTGTTGTATGTCAAGCGGTGGCTCGCCGCCCCGCTGCAACTGCCCGACGGCAGCCCGCTGACCCGTGAGAGGGGAACCCCACAAGGCGCCCCGGTATCTCCCGTTTTGGCGAACCTGTTCATGCACTACGCGTTCGACCTGTGGCTGGACCGGGAGTTTCCCACCGTCACGTTCGAGCGCTACGCGGACGACGCCGTGATCCACTGCGTCTCCGAGCGGCAGGCCCAGCACGTGCTGGCCGCGCTCACGGACAGGATGGAGGAGGTCGGGCTGCGACTGCACCCGGCCAAGACCCGGATTGTGTACTGCAAGGACGGCAAACGCCAAGGTGCCTATGAGTACACGGCGTTCACGTTCCTCGGGTATACCTTTCGCGCCCGCAAGAACCGGGACAAGCACGGCAGGCTGTTCCTGTCGTTCGACCCGGCGGTCAGCAAAGACGCCCTGAAGAAGATGAGCGCGCAGGTCCGTTCCTGGCACCTGCACACGCGCTCGGATCTTTCCTTCACCGAGCTCGCCCGACGTATCAACCCGGTCGTGGCGGGATGGATCAACTACTACGGGCGGTTCCGTCCGATGGAAATTGATCCCCTCCTTCAGCGCATCAACGCCTACCTGGTGCGCTGGATCCGTCAGAAGTACAAACGGTTCGCGGCGAAGCGGAAGGCCCTCGCGAAACTGCGGGAAATCGCCAAGCGATACCCCCGCATGTTCGCGCACTGGCGCCACACCGCGAGAGCCGCGTCGGCCTGGTGA
- a CDS encoding AAA family ATPase — protein MPVRPPTLAVVSGPPATGKTTLARELARSLGCPAILRDEIKQGMVMNHPGHDADGDDPLNIPALKAFFAAITVLLRAGTTVVAEAAFQDRLWRPGLEPLTELADLRIIRCTTPAPTIAQRITDRARADSHRAAHGDKALLADMAAGVYDPDQFVPISLDAPKLLVDTSDGYAPGMAEIQRFVLWTDPEGDISW, from the coding sequence GTGCCCGTCCGACCCCCGACCCTGGCCGTGGTCAGCGGCCCGCCGGCGACCGGGAAGACCACCCTCGCCCGGGAACTCGCCCGGTCCCTGGGCTGCCCCGCGATCCTGCGTGACGAGATCAAGCAAGGGATGGTCATGAACCATCCCGGTCACGACGCCGACGGCGACGACCCGCTCAACATTCCGGCCCTGAAGGCGTTCTTCGCGGCGATCACCGTCCTCCTGCGAGCCGGCACCACCGTCGTCGCCGAAGCTGCCTTCCAGGACCGCCTCTGGCGCCCCGGGCTGGAGCCGCTCACGGAGCTCGCCGATCTCCGGATCATCCGTTGCACCACCCCGGCGCCAACCATCGCCCAACGCATCACCGACCGAGCCCGTGCCGACAGCCACCGAGCCGCTCACGGCGACAAGGCCCTGCTCGCCGACATGGCGGCTGGCGTGTACGACCCCGATCAGTTCGTCCCCATCAGCCTGGACGCCCCGAAGCTACTGGTGGACACCTCCGACGGCTACGCGCCCGGCATGGCGGAGATCCAGAGATTCGTGCTGTGGACGGATCCCGAGGGGGACATAAGCTGGTGA